The Phycisphaeraceae bacterium genome segment TCTGCCGGAGGTCGGCGTGGGCACGACGGTGGAACTGATCTCACCCGATCCGGACGCGCCCAATCACCTGCCGACCATCGCCCGACGGGCCGGGCTGATCGCCCACGACATGCTGTGCCGCCTGAATCCGAGGATTCGGCGGGTTCACGTCGTCCGGCCACCGCTGATCGAGCCCAAGCCAGCGGCGTTGCCGGGTTTGACGGCGCTGCACGTGGAGCAGGCGGCGGAATCGCGGGAATCAGCTCAATCCGTTGGCTGATCGTGTCGAAGAAGGGAGAGCGAGCCGCCGCGGGTTCGGGACTCTCGCCACCCTTCTACGCAGGTCCGCGTATGCCGACCCGCCTGGATCTGGAGATGTCCCGACCTGCGGCGGCTCTCGTTTTGGCGGTCTGCTCGGGAGAGCGGACGTCCCCGCCCGGCCCGGCGTGATGCCGAGGCGTCCCGATGGTTGGCGGTCGACGCCTTCATCCACGCTACCATCGTTCATGGTTTCCAACACCCTCGGCGCGGCGAGTGATCCCGCCTCCACAGACCTCATCCCACGCATCGGCGTCGTCAGCTTCGTCAATACGCTGCCGCTCATTGACGGGCTTGAGGTGCTGGCGAATGTCGAGTGGCGCCACTCGGTGCCCAGCGGGTTGATTGACCGGCTGCTTTCGCGCGAGGTCGATCTGGCCCTCTGTTCGTCGATCGATTACCAGCGATCACCGGAGCCGCTGGTGATTGTGCCCTGCGGCATCCTCGGCTGCGACGGCCCGACGCTGACGGTGCGGCTCTACGCCTCGAAGCCCATCCACACGCTCTCACGCGTGTACTGCGACACCGACAGCCACACCTCGGTCGTGCTGATGCGCATCCTGCTGCGCGAAATCTACGGCGTTGATCCGGCCATCATCGACTACGACGCCCGCGAGCACGTGGCGGGCAACAGGCCGGTCGAGTGGCCCGAGGCGATGCTGCTGATCGGCGACAAGGTCGTGACGGATTCGCCGCCCGCGGTGCGCTACCCCCACCAGCTCGACCTCGGGGCAGCGTGGGCCAACCTCACCGGTCTGCCCTTCATCTTCGCCGCCTGGATGGCCCGTGCCGACACGCCGGTGGAGCGGTACGCCGCCGCGGCCATGGCCCTGGACCGTCAGCGACGCGCCAACACCCTGCGGCTCGAGTGGCTAGTGCAGACGCGCGCGGCACCGCGCGGCTGGCCGGTGGACCTTGCTCGCACCTACCTGGGCGAGTACCTGTCGTACGAGTGGACCGATCCGCGTCGCGCCGGCATGGAAATGTTCTTCGCCAAGGCGAAGGAGCATGACTTCATCGACGCCCTCCGCGGGGTTGAGGTCGTTGATTTCGCGCGTCGAAGCCGTCACGCCCGCTGATCGTTTGTTCCTCGGAAGCGACCTACGCGCCGTGAAGCACGCGCCGCATGCGCGACAGGATGTCCGCCAGCCGCTCTCGCCCCCCGCCGCCCACTTCAGCGGTGGCCCAGCCGGAGTAGCCGATCTCGTCCAGCGCGGCGGTGACTGCCGGCCAGTCGCAGTCGCCCTCGCCGATCTCGACGTTGAACCCCTTCCACAGCCCCTCCTCGTCGCGCTTCTTGCGGCTGAACTCCTTGATATCCAGCTTGAAGATGCGTCTGCCGAGAATCCTCACCCAGTGCTCCGGCCAGCCGTCGGTGACGATGTTGCCCACGTCGAAGTACCAGCCCACCACGTCCGGGTGCTCGAACTCGTCCACGTAGCGAGCGGCCTCCAGCGGGCTGAGCAGGAACTTGTTCCACACGTTCTCGAAGGCGATGCGGATCCCCAGTTCCTTGGCCAGCGGCAGCACCCGGCGGATCTCCCGCTGCGACCGCTCGTAGGCGTCGGCGTAGGAGACCTGCTTGTTCACCACCGCCGGAACGACGAGAACCGTGTCGCCGCCGTAGGCCCGGCAATCCTGAAGGGCGATCTCCAGCGCCTTGACGCCCTCGGCACGCACCGCCGGATCAGGGTGCGAGAAGGGCTTGGACCAGTGGACGGAATCGACCACGCCATGCACCGGCAGGCCAGTCGATTCGATCGCCTCGCGCACTTCGTTCTTGTCGAGGTTGGATGGCGCGTCGAGCTCGACGCCGTCGTACCCCAGCTCCTTCAGCAGCGAGAACTTCTCTCGCACGCTTCCCGGCCCGGCGACCATTCCGAACTTGACGGCCAGCTTGATGGCCCGGGATGATCGCCTGCGCGCCGTCAGCGATCCGGCCATCTCCGGGATCAGCGTCGCCGCGCCGGTCGCCGCCAGCGCCAGGGTGTTCGTCTTCAGGAATGTTCGTCGGTTCATGGGTTCATCCCCTCGACCCGATCCGGGCGGGCCGTGTCACGCATGACAGTAGCCGATCTGCGCCGTGGGGCCGAATGTGCAACGACAGCGCCGCCAGACGTAGTGGGGGCGACGGATCTCCCGAAGAACGGAACGCTTCAACACCTTGTCAATGCTGTGACGCCTCGGTGGTGCGCTCCACCTTGGCGGCGCCCATGGGGGCGCGATCGTCCGACGCGATCTGTCGGGGGGGGGACTTGGGCGCGGAGGACTCCGTCTCGATCTCGTCCTCGATGCCCTTGATGCCCCGCTTGAACTCCACGATGCTCTTGCCGAGACTGCGTCCGACCTCCGGAAGGCGGCGACCGAAGATGATCAGCCCCAGCACCAGCAGGATGATCCACTCACTGCCGCCCGGCAGGCCGAAGGCGAGAATGGTGGAAATGGCGGGTTCGGTGAACATGACTGATCCTTGAGAAGGCGAAACCGACATCAGATTCTACGTCCCAAATCGCACCGGGGCGCAGGGGCGCCTCACTTTGGCGCGATGGCGATGTTCTCCAGGAGAGCCCCGACCGTCAGGGAGCGGTCCTCTGGGGTCGGTCACTCCGCTCCCTGGCGGTCGCGGCTCGCGCTGCAGGACACGAACGACCGGCCACATCCGGTATTGCCGGTCGCGCCGGATCGGTTGCGGCTCACCGCAGCATGGTGGTGATGCAGGAAGCGACCGCGGCGGCGGCCCGGTGCCGCCCGGCCTCGGTCAGGGAGACGCCGTCCGGAGCCAGGTACTCATCGTCCCGCTCCGCGATGGCCCGATCCAGGTGATTGATGAGCACATTATCGGCCAGCATGATCTGCGTGGCGGCGATGTTGTACTCCTCGATGTCGCGGTTGGACCGGTCGAAGGATGTGCCCGGCTGGTCGCACTGCAGCCGATCGATGACCGGCGTGGTCAGCGCGAAGATCACGTCATTTCCAAGACGCCCCTTGCACGCATCCACGACGCGCTGCAGGTTCAGTTCATACTCGCCGATGGGCACCGCATGGCGCTGTTCGGCGCGGAACCATCGCACGTCGTCCAGTCCGGCGTTGAAATGAACCACGTCCGGCTTGAACTCGTCGAGCAGGCGGTCGATGGTCTCCGCCAGATCCGCGCTGCTTCCGGTGCTGCTGACCGGTCCGAGCACATCCACCTCCACGTCTCCGTGCTTGGCCAGCTCCGAGGCCAGCAGGGGCTGGTAGGACAGTCGGATGAAATCGCCCAGCAGCAGCACGCGCGCGTTCGGCATGGATGGCTCCGTGATTCCAGAGCATGCATCATAGCGAATGAATCACGCGAGATGGGCCGCTTCGCCGACGAAAGAGTGTCGTCCGATGCAGCCGGACGACGCCTGTTCATTTCGCACCCTGCCCGGAGACGCCGCCCATGACGGCCCGTCGGATCGCCCATGCCCTGTTGCTCGCCTCGTCCGGCCTGCTGGCCGCGTGTCAGAACACGCCTGAAGTCACGAAGCCGGATTACTCACGCCAGCTGCGCCCTGGCGAATCGGCCCTGCGGCTCATCACCGACCCCGCCCGCATGCCCGATCTGGCCGGGGCCTATGACCGCAGCCGCAACGAAGCCGACCTGATGCTGCAGGCCATCGATCAGAGCATCACTTGGTTCAACGCCCCGTCGAGTCGCCAGTTCTTCCCCTTCAGCACAGCGGGCCGGTCGATCACCCACGAACAGGCCCGGGCCAGCGTTCACGCCTTCCGGCAGGCGTACGAGAGCGCGGGCGGCGGCCGCGAGTTTGCGGCGGAAATCAGGGCCCGCTTCGACGTGTACGAAAGCGTCGGCTACAACGGCGAGGGCATCGTGCTCTACACCGGGTACTACGCGCCGATCTTCGACGCCAGCCGCACGCCCAGCGCCACGTATCGATGCCCGTTGTACAAGCGTCCCGCCGACCTGGCGACGGACCCCGTGACCGGCGAGCCGCGCGGGCGCTCCATGCCCGACGGATCCACCGCGCCCTATCCCACCCGGCGGGAGATCGAATCATCCGGCATGCTGGCGGGGACGGAGCTGGTCTGGCTGAAGGATGAACTGGACGCCTACATCGTGCAGGTGAACGGCTCGGCCAAGTTGCGCTTGGATGACGGCTCCATCATGTACGTGGGCTACGCGGGGAAGACCGACCGACCCTATACCGGGCTGGGCCGGATGATGGTGGACGAGGGGCTGATCCCGCCGGATCAACTCTCGCTGACGGCCATCAAGGCGTACTTCCGCAAGGATCCGGCCAGGGTGAAGTCGCTGATTCAGCGGAATGAGTCGTACGTGTTCTTCACCGAGTATCCGGACTCCAACTGGCCGGCGGGATCGCTGGGTGTGCGCGTCACCGAGCGGGCCACCCTGGCCACGGACAAGAAGATTTATCCCCGAGGCGGGGTGGTGCTGGTGGATACGCAGGCGGTCACGCTCAGCCAGGCCAAGCGGCGATTCTTCCAGTTCATGATGGACCAGGACACGGGCGGCGCCATTCAGGCCCCGGGACGGGCGGACATCTTCATGGGCACGGGCGAAACCGCCGAAGTCCTCGCGGGCGGGCAGTACGCCGAGGGGCGCCTGTACTACTTCTTCCTCAAGCCCGGCGAATCGCTCGCCGGACCGTGAACACTCCGGCCTGGAACGTCGCATCGTCGCGCAACAGAACGGACCGGCGCCGTGGCGCCGGTCCGTGTTCTTTGCTGTCCATCATGAAGCGGCGAAGACCACCGCCCGATGACTCAGAACCGGCCCACCATCACCATGGCGACGGCCGGGTTGCCCGAGCTGTTGGTGCGAGTGAGGATCACATCCACCCAGTATGCCTTTCGGGAGAAGTCGAAACTGAAGTTCGTGGTCGGTGTGATGAAGCGCGTCTGGTAGCCGTTGTTGGCGGCGTACTGATCGCTGTTGAAGGTCATCCGCGTCACCGTGGCGCCGGTGAGCAGGTCGAACTCCTTCAGATAGGCGATCACGCGGGCGCCGGCGCCGTTGTCGCGGTAGCGCACGTAGAGGAATGGGTCGGGCTCATTGCTCGTGAGATTGGCGTTGGTCGTGACCGGATACCGCAGCACGACGTTGGACGAGGCGCCGGCGGCGGGGTCAATCGAGGCGATGGCGCCCGTGTAGACGACGATGTTGAAGTCCACTTCGTCGGGCAGGCCGGCCGCCCCGATCATGGTCCAGTAGGGCAACCCGCCGCCGTCGGGGAAGCCGTCATCCAGCGACCGCTTCGTGTCGTCGGTCGGCTGAAGCGCGACGAACGCGACGGTGGCCACGGCAAGACACGCCGCGCCGACTGCCGCCCAGCCCAGCGCGCGATGATTGAACACCCGGTTGAACAGACCTTTCATGAACGACTCCTTCTCAAGGTTCCGGACGATGATACCGCCGCATCGGAGAGAGCCAACTCCGAGGATCGCCCCTCGTGAAGTGTGCGGCACCTCGCATCCCCTCTCGCAAGGAGGGAACTGGCGTCACTCGTCACGCCAGTACTCGAAGTACCCGATCATCATTTCGTCCCAGGTCTGCTCCCCGAAGCGGACACGGGCCTTGGGATTCGGGTTGGCGGGGTTTCCGTCACTATTGTCGTACCAGGCGGTGCAGGTCAGCTTCGTGCCCGCTGGGACGCGGATCGGCTCGCGCAGCACGTATCGCGTCTGCCAGTTGAAGTCGTAGCGGGGGATGTCCAGCACCACTTCGCTCGTGCCGTCCGGCCACGTGAGTTCGTAGCGGTATGCCTTGCCACGCACGTGCATGTGCGGCGCGAAGGACTGGATCACCGCCGGGCGGCTGAACGTGGTCGTGGCCTTCACTTCGTGGTTCGACGCGCCCGGCGGGATGTCCAGCCGCGTGGTCATCGCGGCGGAGGTGTGCATCTCGCGCTCTGGCGCGGTGTCGGCGAAGATGAAGCCGATCTGGGTTCGGTCCTCAACGGCTCGCCCGTTGGGTGTGTAGTGCAGCTGGAACTTCAGCCACGCACCCGCGGGCAGGCGCTTGGCGGTGCCCTCGGGGTACATGGTCGTGGCCTGCCCCGGCACCAGCCCGGCGAAGTAACCCTGCAGCCCGCCCTGCCAGCGGGCCTGAATCTCGCGCCGCGTTTCGCCCTCGCGCGGCGGCTCCTCGATGAACACCAGCACGTGATGCACCACCTCCGGGTGCGTGGGGCGGATTTCCATCGCCCTGATCCACCGATCCTCGGGGAAATCCGTCTTCACATACTGGTAGCGATACCCCATCGCACCCTGGGCGGGCACGCTGACGGGGTCTGGAATGGTCACGACCGCGTGCGGCTCGCCGATCTCCCACCCTTCCGTCCACACCAGCGGACGCGGGGCGTCTGACGGGTCGCCTTCGAGGCACCCATCCTCGATCCAGCGGAAGAGCGCGTCCCGGTCGCGTGCAGATAGCGAACGATCATTCAGGAACGCCCGCGACCCCTCCCCCGCATGCCAGGGCGGCATCACGCCCGTCTCGATCGACTGGCGGATCGCCCCGCGACGGGCGCGCACCTGCTGGTATGTCTCCAGTGCGAAGGGGGCCACGCCGTCCTCCCGGTGGCAGGACTGGCAGTGCTGCTGCATGATCCGACTGATGCGGCTGTGGTAGGTGATGGCCGGTTCCACGGGCTGAACGTCACGACCCGACCAATCGACGGCGCAGCCGGGTGCGGTGGTGGCGCGCACGTCCGGCGTCCGATTGGCCAGCACCGCGTCGATCGCTCTGAGCAGATAGGTGTGCCGGGGCGCTTCGTGCTGGAAGCCGATGCCGTACTGATCGTCGATCGCGCCACGGTACATCAGCGTGCGCGATCCGTCGAGCAGGAACACATCCGTCGTGCGGTCGCATCCCAGCGTGCGCGCGATGGTTCCTTCACGGTCGGCCACGTAGGCGCCCTGGAAGCCGTACGCCGCCTTCTCCGCTCGCATCTGTTCGACGGTGTCGATTTCGCTGGGATTGACGTAGAGAAACCGAACGTCCTTGTCGCCGAGCGCCTGCTCGATCTCCGCCAGGCGTGGGCCGTACTTTTTTGAAAGCGGGCAGCCCACGTCGCGGATGGCGATGACCAGCGGCCGGCCTTCGGCGTATCGGGCGAGAGAGGTCGCCTCGCCCGCGATCGATGTGAACGGCAGATCGGGCGCCAGTTCGCCAACCCGGTGCAGTCGATGATCCACCGCGATCGAGGGCGCTTCCTTGTACGCGCCGGGACCGTCCTGTCCAGCGGCGGTTGTCGCGCCGAGCGCGCCGATCAGGATGAGAAGACTCGACGATCGTGCCATGAATGCAGTTCCATCGGTGCGAGGAAGTGAAGCGTCTCCTGATGGTTCGACGCGGTGCGGCGGGCGTTTCACGCACCTCCCGTCACTGGTTCGGGTCAATGAGCGCCTTGACCACCCGCCCCGTTTCAACGGCGTGCAGGGCCTCGTTGGCGCGGTCCAGTCCGTAGCGTTCCAGTTTGATCAGCGACCACGG includes the following:
- a CDS encoding menaquinone biosynthesis protein gives rise to the protein MVSNTLGAASDPASTDLIPRIGVVSFVNTLPLIDGLEVLANVEWRHSVPSGLIDRLLSREVDLALCSSIDYQRSPEPLVIVPCGILGCDGPTLTVRLYASKPIHTLSRVYCDTDSHTSVVLMRILLREIYGVDPAIIDYDAREHVAGNRPVEWPEAMLLIGDKVVTDSPPAVRYPHQLDLGAAWANLTGLPFIFAAWMARADTPVERYAAAAMALDRQRRANTLRLEWLVQTRAAPRGWPVDLARTYLGEYLSYEWTDPRRAGMEMFFAKAKEHDFIDALRGVEVVDFARRSRHAR
- a CDS encoding sugar phosphate isomerase/epimerase gives rise to the protein MNRRTFLKTNTLALAATGAATLIPEMAGSLTARRRSSRAIKLAVKFGMVAGPGSVREKFSLLKELGYDGVELDAPSNLDKNEVREAIESTGLPVHGVVDSVHWSKPFSHPDPAVRAEGVKALEIALQDCRAYGGDTVLVVPAVVNKQVSYADAYERSQREIRRVLPLAKELGIRIAFENVWNKFLLSPLEAARYVDEFEHPDVVGWYFDVGNIVTDGWPEHWVRILGRRIFKLDIKEFSRKKRDEEGLWKGFNVEIGEGDCDWPAVTAALDEIGYSGWATAEVGGGGRERLADILSRMRRVLHGA
- a CDS encoding twin-arginine translocase TatA/TatE family subunit, producing MFTEPAISTILAFGLPGGSEWIILLVLGLIIFGRRLPEVGRSLGKSIVEFKRGIKGIEDEIETESSAPKSPPRQIASDDRAPMGAAKVERTTEASQH
- a CDS encoding SGNH/GDSL hydrolase family protein yields the protein MPNARVLLLGDFIRLSYQPLLASELAKHGDVEVDVLGPVSSTGSSADLAETIDRLLDEFKPDVVHFNAGLDDVRWFRAEQRHAVPIGEYELNLQRVVDACKGRLGNDVIFALTTPVIDRLQCDQPGTSFDRSNRDIEEYNIAATQIMLADNVLINHLDRAIAERDDEYLAPDGVSLTEAGRHRAAAAVASCITTMLR
- a CDS encoding MltA domain-containing protein, with the protein product MTARRIAHALLLASSGLLAACQNTPEVTKPDYSRQLRPGESALRLITDPARMPDLAGAYDRSRNEADLMLQAIDQSITWFNAPSSRQFFPFSTAGRSITHEQARASVHAFRQAYESAGGGREFAAEIRARFDVYESVGYNGEGIVLYTGYYAPIFDASRTPSATYRCPLYKRPADLATDPVTGEPRGRSMPDGSTAPYPTRREIESSGMLAGTELVWLKDELDAYIVQVNGSAKLRLDDGSIMYVGYAGKTDRPYTGLGRMMVDEGLIPPDQLSLTAIKAYFRKDPARVKSLIQRNESYVFFTEYPDSNWPAGSLGVRVTERATLATDKKIYPRGGVVLVDTQAVTLSQAKRRFFQFMMDQDTGGAIQAPGRADIFMGTGETAEVLAGGQYAEGRLYYFFLKPGESLAGP
- a CDS encoding redoxin domain-containing protein, producing the protein MARSSSLLILIGALGATTAAGQDGPGAYKEAPSIAVDHRLHRVGELAPDLPFTSIAGEATSLARYAEGRPLVIAIRDVGCPLSKKYGPRLAEIEQALGDKDVRFLYVNPSEIDTVEQMRAEKAAYGFQGAYVADREGTIARTLGCDRTTDVFLLDGSRTLMYRGAIDDQYGIGFQHEAPRHTYLLRAIDAVLANRTPDVRATTAPGCAVDWSGRDVQPVEPAITYHSRISRIMQQHCQSCHREDGVAPFALETYQQVRARRGAIRQSIETGVMPPWHAGEGSRAFLNDRSLSARDRDALFRWIEDGCLEGDPSDAPRPLVWTEGWEIGEPHAVVTIPDPVSVPAQGAMGYRYQYVKTDFPEDRWIRAMEIRPTHPEVVHHVLVFIEEPPREGETRREIQARWQGGLQGYFAGLVPGQATTMYPEGTAKRLPAGAWLKFQLHYTPNGRAVEDRTQIGFIFADTAPEREMHTSAAMTTRLDIPPGASNHEVKATTTFSRPAVIQSFAPHMHVRGKAYRYELTWPDGTSEVVLDIPRYDFNWQTRYVLREPIRVPAGTKLTCTAWYDNSDGNPANPNPKARVRFGEQTWDEMMIGYFEYWRDE